A region from the Rhizoctonia solani chromosome 13, complete sequence genome encodes:
- a CDS encoding DNA-directed RNA polymerase I subunit A49, whose amino-acid sequence MSSSLKRKRGADQSESAAPTAAKVKVLEPSSTLVGPVLAHFPSVAPPNGTPAHVYRSKYSAPDAALESTSTILVSETPQIEYVSTNQDYAAAGHGYTCQYMVAVHNRKDNTITFRPAPLYDLTRTVKALKNLETQAVSQAQRMQARNALGEAFGTKKAKAAIKAAERNRVDVGAMKDVRDFVVDSVRGGTSALPTKDAVTEMSLSSRLIPTPDLSASTPSDAYPLANVIPPAEFTSISIQPFLAATTPEDRRALLPHRHSIWINGRLRALFANGESVSKSKLKCLIYVSTLFAFRQTASHTLSKATGDPRAALRERLDSATVPDLVFDGLLERFTETARGGRPTVTSQTETKLFTYLLALCLRIDAFSTVILPLANDLKISPVKLTTYFKSLGCKIQGTGDERRAVLTVPLEFPKPRSMTKRGGK is encoded by the exons ATGTCGTCCTCCCTCAAACGTAAACGCGGCGCAGATCAAAGCGAAAGTGCGGCGCCCACGGCGGCTAAAGTGAAGGTGTTGGAACCATCATCTACACTTGTTGGACCGGTCTTGG CGCACTTTCCATCAGTTGCGCCTCCAAACGGCACTCCTGCTCATGTGTATCGCTCCAAATACTCAGCCCCTGATGCAGCCCTTGAAAGCACATCTACTATTCTCGTTTCTGAAACTCCTCAGATCGAATACGTAAGCACGAATCAGGATTATGCTGCTGCCGGACATGGATATACCTGCCA GTACATGGTGGCTGTTCACAACCGAAAAGACAATACTATAACATTCCGACCTGCTCCCTTGTATGACCTTACCCGCACAGTCAAAGCTCTCAAGAATCTGGAGACTCAAGCTGTATCCCAAGCGCAGCGGATGCAGGCCAGGAATGCCCTTGGAGAAGCATTCGGAACAAAGAAGGCCAAGGCAGCCATTAAAGCAGCAGAGAGGAATCGGGTTGACGTCGGGGCCATGAAAGACGTTCGGGACTTCGTAGTCGATAGTGTGCGGGGTGGTACAAGTGCACTTCCTACCAAAG ATGCAGTCACCGAAATGTCTCTGTCTAGTCGACTCATTCCTACGCCTGATCTCTCTGCTTCCACACCATCCGATGCGTATCCTCTTGCCAATGTTATCCCTCCTGCCGAATTTACATCTATATCGATCCAACCATTCCTCGCCGCTACAACTCCCGAAGACCGCCGAGCGCTGCTTCCCCATCGCCATAGTATATGGATAAACGGGCGTCTGAGGGCCTTGTTTGCTAATGGCGAGTCGGTCAGCAAATCAAAATT AAAATGTTTGATATATGTCTCAACTCTATTTGCATTCCGCCAGACGGCCTCGCATACGTTATCAAAGGCCACCGGGGATCCTCGAGCCGCGCTGCGAGAACGCTTGGACTCGGCGACTGTACCTGACTTGGTTTTCGATGGATTGCTCGAGAGGTTTACGGAAACCGCCAGAGGAGGACG GCCAACTGTAACGTCGCAAACAGAGACCAAGCTTTTCACATACCTACTTGCGCTGTGTTTGCGGATCGATGCCTTCTCGACAGTCATCTTGCCTTTGGCAAATGATCTGAAAATCTCTCCAGTCAA GTTGACGACCTACTTCAAGTCACTGGGCTGCAAAATTCAAGGAACAGGGGATGAGCGCCGGGCAGTATTGACCGTTCCACTTGAATTCCCCAAACCGAGATCTATGACTAAACGAGGTGGAAAATAG
- a CDS encoding carbohydrate-binding domain protein, producing the protein MRTFALALTVGLSLFQVSFAAPAVKARDCQTIPSYADAGVRDQVYRITQSRGVTAKVLLSTFETAWIESHVNNLPCGDQDSIGVFQQRPSQGWGTYDQIMNVDYSTNKYLDQAIVNDRNFPGYTAGQLAQSVQRSEFPDRYDQAESTARALIAQAQASVGGGNTGGGGQCSGVPAYGSATVYTGGQRCTYGGHLWTAKWWTQYETPSTGGSGVWQDNGAC; encoded by the exons ATGAGGACTTTCGCACTTGCTCTCACTGTTGGGCTCTCCCTCTTCCAAGTGTCTTTCGCAGCTCCTGCTGTCAAGGCCAGGGATTGCCAAACCATCCCTTCATATGCCGATGCAGGTGTCCGTGACCAGGTCTACCGCATCACTCAATCTCGTGGTGTTACCGCCAAGGTCTTGCTCAGCACCTTCGAG ACTGCCTGGATCGAATCTCATGTTAACAATCT GCCGTGTGGTGACCAGGACTCAATCGGTGTTTTCCAGCAGCGCCCTAGCCAAGGATGGGGAACCTACGACCAAATCATGAACGTCGACTACAGCACCAACAAG TATCTCGATCAAGCTATTGTCAATGACAGGAACTTCCCAGGATATACCGCCGGCCAACTCGCCCAGTCTGTTCAACGCTCTGAGTTCCCTGATCGT TACGACCAAGCTGAATCTACCGCCCGCGCTTTGATTGCCCAAGCTCAAGCTTCGGTTGGAGGCGGAAACACTGGTGGTGGAGGCCAGTGCTCTGGCGTTCCCGCTTACGGATCCGCTACAGTCTACACTGGAGGTCAGAGGTGCACTTATGGGGG ACACTTGTGGACTGCCAAGTGGTGGACTCAGTATGAAACCCCTAGCACCGGTGGTAGTGGTGTCTGGCAGGACAATGGCGCCTGCTAA
- a CDS encoding NLI interacting factor-like phosphatase — translation MAVPRLVARSLIQRRLTYALPIRQITTPPPPPPPNPTSTDEPLKPKSLPSLDISPIEAPPPPNTPSDKSSGERTGARSAKDSLSSIEKKRQTFARWTIAFGLAGIIGGAIYMGREWESEEEKKAIGGGEDLSLFGRSKARITDVFNYFNKPAWTELLPPPLPPPHQRPYTLVISLDDLLVTSTWDRQHGWRTAKRPGVDYFLGYLSQFYEIVLFTTQAAYTAIPVVEKLDPFGAFILYKLFREATRTTKDGLVKDLNYLNRDLSKVIAIDTDKSKYAENPDNAIVIPKWRADGSSGDPAGLVGLIPFLESIAIHSPPDVRPILKAYQDKDIAKAYAAVEAEQKRKVVEEWEKKRKSGGGSGNMAIGGLFGFGGAKKQHPADQPPLTYLEQRRKEYQDLYKQDQAYWAENSEKFRKMMEEDRERQMKEMGGSLLGWMGMAPPKDPKEQEKKA, via the exons ATGGCCGTTCCGAGGCTGGTCGCTCGTTCTCTCATCCAGCGAAGACTTACATATGCGCTTCCAATTCGACAAATAACCACACCTCCCCCACCGCCGCCCCCAAACCCGACCTCGACCGATGAACCACTGAAACCCAAGAGTCTACCCTCGCTTGACATCTCACCGATTGAAGCACCTCCGCCTCCGAATACACCATCTGACAAGTCCAGTGGTGAAAGGACGGGCGCGCGTTCTGCAAAGGACTCTTTGAGTTCGATCGAAAAGAAACGCCAAACCTTTGCGAGATGGACTATTGCATTTGGGCTCGCAGGCATAATTGGTGGAGCCATCTACATGGGACGGGAGTGGGAGAGCGAGGAAGAGAAAAAGGCTATTGGTGGAGGG GAAGATTTATCACTATTCGGTCGGTCTAAAGCACGAATAACTGATGTTTTTAAC TACTTCAATAAGCCTGCTTGGACCGAGCTTTTGCCTCCCCCACTTCCTCCGCCACACCAGAGACCATACACCTTGGTCATCTCACTCGACGACTTGTTGGTTACATCGACCTGGGAT CGACAACATGGATGGCGTACAGCTAAAAGGCCAGGTGTAGACTATTTCCTTGGATATCTCTCCCAGTTCTATGAAATCGTCTTATTTACCACCCAAGCGGCATAC ACCGCTATCCCCGTCGTTGAGAAGCTTGATCCTTTCGGAGCTTTTATCCTCTATAAACTCTTCCGTGAAGCCACTCGAACTACAAAGGATGGGCTCGTTAAA GATTTGAACTATTTGAACCGAGATCTCTCAAAAGTTATCGCTATCGACACCGATAAATCGAAGTACGCAGAGAACCCCGACAATGCCATTGTTATACCTAAATGGCGCGCAGATGGATCCAGTGGTGACCCGGCTGGGCTTGTTGGCTTGATCCCCTTCTTAGAAT CAATTGCGATCCATTCACCACCTGACGTACGTCCAATCCTCAAAGCCTACCAGGACAAGGACATCGCCAAAGCATACGCGGCTGTCGAAGCGGAGCAGAAACGCAAAGTTGTTGAAGAGTGGGAAAAGAAGCGCAAATCCGGAGGCGGAAGTGGTAATATGGCGATCGGCGGATTATTCGGTTTCGGAGGCGCCAAGAAACAGCATCCTGCAGACCAACCTCCCCTGACGTATTTGGAGCAACGCCGCAAAGAGTATCAAGATCTTTACAAGCAGGATCAGGCATACTGGGCTGAGAATTCGGAGAAGTTCAGGAAGATGATGGAGGAGGATCGTGAGAGGCAAATGAAGGAAATGGGTGGAAGTTTGCTTGGTTGGATGGGCATGGCTCCACCCAAGGACCCAAAGGAACAAGAAAAGAAAGCATAG
- a CDS encoding polyadenylate-binding protein, cytoplasmic and nuclear — protein MCHGEQLQDLYTLYVDIATPAQLFGMIKLEDWAIDKLHFMLKGSSETVKELISLAEKWSASTLLELRTLSRNTKLERPVLSFIQRLISLNLHDATRSDFLGSYTSVDIFNIIKASDYQSTQVGVSASNSVSFIDRLQSLMGYPTSNNSAPFPNPLILSEPGDDSVLLGYIFLNVLSLGHRSRIWSGRINRKDKAILYAAQVQFVDALTEFQTLKKWVVPDPPREITSLSTLCPECKDIIINSWKSFFGEFCQKMGSGLPLKDVSLLSQIADFHRKSEEE, from the coding sequence ATGTGCCATGGCGAACAGCTTCAGGATTTATACACCCTCTACGTTGATATTGCAACCCCTGCTCAGCTTTTCGGCATGATCAAACTTGAAGATTGGGCGATAGATAAATTGCATTTCATGCTCAAGGGATCGAGTGAAACAGTCAAAGAACTCATCTCACTAGCTGAAAAGTGGAGTGCAAGCACATTACTGGAGCTCAGGACTTTATCGCGCAACACTAAGCTTGAGCGGCCTGTGCTGTCATTCATTCAGCGTCTTATTTCCCTTAACCTCCATGACGCAACCAGGTCCGACTTTCTTGGCTCTTATACGTCCGTTGATATCTTCAATATCATTAAAGCTTCAGACTACCAGAGCACTCAGGTGGGGGTATCTGCAAGTAATTCTGTTTCGTTCATAGACCGGCTTCAGAGCTTGATGGGCTATCCGACATCAAATAACTCAGCTCCATTTCCGAACCCGCTCATTCTCAGTGAACCTGGTGATGACTCTGTACTGCTCGGTTATATTTTCTTGAATGTCCTATCTCTTGGCCATCGCTCTCGGATTTGGTCGGGTCGGATTAATCGAAAAGATAAAGCGATACTGTATGCCGCGCAGGTTCAATTCGTTGACGCTTTAACGGAGTTCCAAACGTTGAAGAAATGGGTTGTACCCGATCCTCCACGGGAAATAACCTCTTTATCCACACTTTGCCCAGAATGCAAAGATATCATCATTAATTCATGGAAAAGCTTTTTTGGGGAGTTCTGCCAGAAAATGGGTTCGGGCTTGCCTTTGAAAGATGTGAGCTTGCTTTCTCAAATTGCCGATTTCCACAGGAAATCTGAGGAGGAGTAG